The genomic segment AACTACTAAAAAAAGACTGCCCTGTACAAAAAATCATTGGCTATCAAGAAATGCAAAATGTCTTTATTGATTTATCTTACAAAGTCTTAATTCCGCGATACGAAACTGAAGAACTAATAATATCTTCATACCAATATTTAAATAAAAATTCCAAAGTACTAGATTTAGGTTGTGGCTCTGGTTTTATTGGACTGGCTATTAAAAAAAATATTGGCTGTTATGTGACACTTGTTGATATCTCTAAGCAAGCGATTAAGCAAAGCGAATTAAACGCTAAGTTAAATAACTTGGACGTCAAAATAATTAAGTCAAATTGATTTAGTAATGTTAAAAATGATGAAAGATTTGATGTAATTGTCTCTAATCCCCCTTATCTTAATAGAAAAAATCATTTTGCAAAATCACTTTCATACGAGCCTAAAATTGCCCTTTTTGCCAAAAAAAGTGGATTATTTTCTTATATGCAAATTTTAAAAAAGGCTAAGAACTATTTAAATGAAAGTGGTAAATTAATTTTTGAAATTGATCAAAATAGTGCTATTTTTCTAAAGCAAAATTATCCTAAAGTAATTGTGAAAAAGGATATTAATGGTAAGGATCGCATCGCAATTTTGCAAAAGGATGACTTATAAAAATTAATAAAATTTAGCACTCCAATTTAAATTGTGCTAAAATGTAATTCTATTATGAGTGACAAACAAAAACGAGATTATTACGAAGTATTAGGCGTTAGTAAAAATGCTACTGAAAAAGAGATTAAAAGTGCTTATCGTAAACTAGCGATGCAATATCACCCGGATCGCAATAAAGAACAAGGAGCAGAAGAAAAATTTAAAGAGGCAACCGAAGCTTACGAAGTTTTATCTGATGCCGAAAAACGTGCTAAGTATGATAAATACGGTCACGGTGCTTTTGATCAAAGTTCATTCCAATATTCTGATGATCTATTTGGCGATATTTTTAAATCATTTCGTGATTCTTTTACAAGTGGTGGGTTTGGAAGCGGAACTTTTGAGGATCTTTTCGGTTTCGGGAGATCTTCAAGAAATACTAGAGGCGAAGACTTAGAAAGTACTGTTACCATTGAATTTTTAGATGCTATTTTCGGTAAAGAAGTTAAGTTAAAATTAAATAAAAGCACGATTTGTTCTAATTGTAATGGTAGCGGAGCTAATAGTCCTAGTGATGTTATTGTTTGTTCAAAATGTAATGGTCATGGCCAAGTGACAAAGAAAATGGGCTTCTTTAGTACCGTAACAACTTGTCCACAGTGTGGTGGAACAGGGAAAACTATTAAGAATGTTTGCCACGTTTGTCATGGCAGTACTTACGAAACTAAACAAGTCATTGAAACCGTTAAAATTCCGGCTGGCGTACAAAACATGCAAAGAATTGTTGTTAAGGGTTATGGTATGCCTTCTAATCATGGTGGCAAACCTGGCGACTTATATATTTCAATTAATATTAAACCGCACGAATATTACGAAAGAATCAATGACGATATTGTTTTAAC from the Metamycoplasma arthritidis genome contains:
- the prmC gene encoding peptide chain release factor N(5)-glutamine methyltransferase encodes the protein MIDKHILLREKERYNLPLEISNKELKLLKKDCPVQKIIGYQEMQNVFIDLSYKVLIPRYETEELIISSYQYLNKNSKVLDLGCGSGFIGLAIKKNIGCYVTLVDISKQAIKQSELNAKLNNLDVKIIKSNWFSNVKNDERFDVIVSNPPYLNRKNHFAKSLSYEPKIALFAKKSGLFSYMQILKKAKNYLNESGKLIFEIDQNSAIFLKQNYPKVIVKKDINGKDRIAILQKDDL
- the dnaJ gene encoding molecular chaperone DnaJ yields the protein MSDKQKRDYYEVLGVSKNATEKEIKSAYRKLAMQYHPDRNKEQGAEEKFKEATEAYEVLSDAEKRAKYDKYGHGAFDQSSFQYSDDLFGDIFKSFRDSFTSGGFGSGTFEDLFGFGRSSRNTRGEDLESTVTIEFLDAIFGKEVKLKLNKSTICSNCNGSGANSPSDVIVCSKCNGHGQVTKKMGFFSTVTTCPQCGGTGKTIKNVCHVCHGSTYETKQVIETVKIPAGVQNMQRIVVKGYGMPSNHGGKPGDLYISINIKPHEYYERINDDIVLTVPVSIKSILLEEEIEIPTPYGRTKIKLKKDTKLDAVIKLSNYGFSILNSKKRGDLVVVLKPYIPSLDKEASEELKIIFAKNEDNQYKKWLDKF